The genomic window GACGCGCCCAGGCAACATTCGCTTGTCATCGCTTGTAGTTTGGCATCGAAAACACCAATTCTATAAGCGGAAGTTTCCGATACGATGTGTGCGCATGCAGCATTGTGATCGAATACAGGCTGGCACATCGGCGCATTGTAGGCGATCCTGCTGTTAAGTGAGCGTCCGTAATAGCGTTTATTAAGTCGAGCACGTAAACTCTCTGCAACGGCACGCTTTAGGGTTATAATGCTTCGTTAGGGCAAAGGTACACAATGCTCCCGAGCGACGACCTCTTCACAAGCTACACGAGGGCCTTCGAGGCCCGGCGGCAGACTGAAATGTCCTTGGCGGACTATCTCAAGGGATGTCGCAGCGATCCGATGCTTTATGCAAGCGCGCCCGAGCGTTTGCTGGCGGCTATCGGAGAGCCCGAAATCGTGGACACCTCGAAGGATCCACGTCCGGGCCGCATCTTCATGAACCGCACGATCCGGACCTATAAGAGCTTCGCGGAATTCTACGGCATGGAGGAGACGATCGAGCGGATCGTTTCCTTCTTCCGGCACGCCGCGCAGGGCCTCGAGGAGCGCAAGCAAATTCTCTATCTGCTCGGCCCGGTCGGCGGCGGAAAGTCGTCACTGGCGGAGCGGCTAAAGGCGCTGATGGAGGTGCATCCGATCTACGTCCTCAAGGCAGGCGAAGAGATCAGCCCTGTTTTCGAGAGCCCGCTCGGGCTGTTCGGCGCCGACATGGGCCCGGTGCTCGAGGATGAGTACGGCATCCCTCGCCGTCGCCTGACGGGCCTCGTTAGCCCCTGGTGTCGCAAACGGCTGGACGAATTCGGCGGTGATATCTCACGCTTCCGCGTGGTGCGGATCATGCCTTCACGCCTGAGGCAGGAAGGCATCGCCAAGACCGAACCCGGCGACGAGAACAATCAGGACATTTCCTCGCTGGTCGGCAAGGTCGACATTCGCAAGCTGGAGACCCTGTCGCAGAACGACCCGGATGCCTATAGCTATTCCGGCGGCCTCAATCGCGCCAATCAGGGACTTCTCGAATTCGTCGAGATGTTCAAGGCGCCGATCAAGATGCTGCATCCTCTGCTGACAGCGACCCAGGAGAGTAATTACGTCGGCACCGAGAATATCGGCGCAATCCCCTTCACTGGGGTGATTATGGCGCATTCCAACGAGTCGGAATGGCAGAATTTCAAGAACAACAAAAACAACGAGGCCTTTATCGACCGTATTTACGTGATCAAGGTTCCTTATTGTCTCCGCGTCACCGAGGAACGGCAGATCTATGAAAAGCTGGTCCGCGGCTCCGAGTTGACGGATGCTGCCTGCGCGCCGGGCACGCTTGAGCTTCTGGCGCGGTTTTCGGTCTTGTCACGCCTGCGGGAACATGAGAACTCCAATCTCTTCTCCAAGATGCGCGTCTA from Hyphomicrobiales bacterium includes these protein-coding regions:
- the yeaG gene encoding protein kinase YeaG gives rise to the protein MLPSDDLFTSYTRAFEARRQTEMSLADYLKGCRSDPMLYASAPERLLAAIGEPEIVDTSKDPRPGRIFMNRTIRTYKSFAEFYGMEETIERIVSFFRHAAQGLEERKQILYLLGPVGGGKSSLAERLKALMEVHPIYVLKAGEEISPVFESPLGLFGADMGPVLEDEYGIPRRRLTGLVSPWCRKRLDEFGGDISRFRVVRIMPSRLRQEGIAKTEPGDENNQDISSLVGKVDIRKLETLSQNDPDAYSYSGGLNRANQGLLEFVEMFKAPIKMLHPLLTATQESNYVGTENIGAIPFTGVIMAHSNESEWQNFKNNKNNEAFIDRIYVIKVPYCLRVTEERQIYEKLVRGSELTDAACAPGTLELLARFSVLSRLREHENSNLFSKMRVYDGESLREVDPRARSLQEYKDAAGVDEGMDGVSTRFAFKALAAAFNHDTTEISADPVHLMYVLEQMVRQEQLPGEVEKRYLEFLKAELAPRYAEFIGHEIQKAYLESYHDYGQNLFDRYVAYADAWIEDQDFKDPDTGQLLNRELVNQELTKIEKPAGIANPKDFRNEVVKFALRMRASHGGHNPSWTSYEKIREVIERRMFSQVEDLLPVISFGTKKDSEAEKKHGEFVERMKSRGYTERQVRRLVEWYMRVKQAG